The Candidatus Thermoplasmatota archaeon genome contains the following window.
ACCGAGGGAGCAGAAATTGAAGAGGCTGGTGACATAAAAATTCTCAACAATTTGAAAAAATCGCTGCTAGATCAGATGATCAACGAGATAAATGACATGAAGTTTGAGCAATTTACAGTAATAGCGCCCTATTTTTCCAAAACCAAAGAATTAATTGAAAAAATAACGAATCAAATTGATATCAATAAAGTATCAATAACCATAGACCGTGACCATCACAATCTGAATCCTGCAGAACTTAGCGACATGAAAAACATATCTTTCAACGAAATAAAATTTCGGGAAAAAAGAAGGTTACATTCTAAAATTATGGTTTTTCAAGGAGAAAAAAATTGTTTGATGATAGGCAGCCCCAACTTTACAAAATCAGCGTTATCATCAGAGTATTCAAATGGGAACTTTGAGAGCTGTGTTCTAATAAAAAATGTAAGAGATGTGGATAAATTATTTTCAGATTGCATCCTATCCGAACTCAGTCCTAAAGACATTAAGCCAACCATCTCAAGTTTTCTTGGCGGAGAAAGAACTATTGGAACAGAAAGCACAATTACTTTTGCCTATTTAGATAGGATAACAAACCAGATTCATATTAACAGTGACGCCAAAAAAGAGTGCACGGTCTTTGGGAAAACATTCGACGGAAATGAAAAAGAATTGAGAATAAACTCCCGCAGTTACGGAGTAATTAAAATAAGTGCTGAGGAAGAAAGCTTGCCTAAAGAAATATGGTTTGTAGATAAAGGTAAGAGAATTTCCAATAAGTGTAGGGTGTTTTATGCATTATCAAAGCTAGATACACTTCCACAATATCGGAATAAGCCCGATAAAATAAACAAACTAATTTGGAAAATGGACAATCTCCCTGATATATTAAGTATTTTGTATTCTTTGTTTGGCCAAGAGGAAAAGAAAAGTATAAGAGAAGGGGAAAAAGGAATAAGAGAATATGTTCCTTCTCCTGCAAGACTGCCCTCTACACATCATGGGGAAGACATATTTTCTCTATTGGAAAAATTCATTCGAACTGGATCCAGAAGGAAAGTGATAGAGGTCGGTATCCCAAAGGATATTGAAACTAAAGAAGATTTAGATGAAGAAGAAAGCGAGGGTGGGGAAGAAACATACCAAATAGACTATGAGAAAAAAGTAGACCAAATACTCAAGAAAATTAATGATGGTTTTTCTGAAGTAATACTTCCTGAAGATAGCTCGGTTTCAAGATATGTACAATATATTTTGATTTGTCTCAAGCTAACCTATTTTTTCGAGGTGAACTTCACAATTAATAAAGATAGGCACTTAATCCAAATACTCCAAAGTTTTAACGAATTAATGAATAACTATGAATTAGAAAACTTCACTCAGGAAGAAGTAACCCAACTCTTATCTTTTGAAATGTTTGTGTTATCAGAAATTAGTGATTCGACCTTAAGAGGATACAGTTACCAGGATATACCCTATAGCCAATTTGGTGAAACAATTCTTAGTTTGTCCTTTGATATTTTAGAAGATCCTGATAAAATTTCTATCTTTAATGATTTTCTCAAAGAATTTGGATTAAAGAATATAAGGATGAATGATCTTCAACAGAAATATTTTCCTAGTTTGATAGCACATACTTGTGCCAAATTAAGTAAGGATGGAAGAGAAAATTATCTAAAGAATTTGATAGAAAGATTAAAGGAAGAAGATAAAGACAAAAAGACGTTGGCTATCTTCCTTCTCCTTTCAGAAATTGCCAAGATATCTGAAAGATCATCAAAAAAAGTTATTCTAGATGAGGTATCCAAAATTGAAGAGGATAAACAAAGCAGGTTCAAAAAAGGTTGTATAACTGACCTGAAAGATATCTGCAATAGATAAAAACCATACGATAATAAGAAGGTTATAATATAATTTATATATTCACTCCTATGTTTTGGTTCACTAGCACTAAAAATATTTCCTAGCGTCTACCAAAATTTATTCCATATTATCTTAATCCGATTAACCCAACACTCGATAACTCAGCGCTCCTTTCAGTCGCTTGCCTCGTTGCACTCTCACTCCGCTATCGCTCCGTTCGGGTCGCCTAACAAGCGGATATGCGGTTCACTTCGTTGCACTCGTTCACCCAAATTTTCCTTCGGGAAACTTCACATATCCGCCAGCCGTTATATGAAATCTCTATTCAGAGGAATAAACATGGCTAAGCAAACACGTTCTCCCAAACAATTAGGAGACTTTGGGGAGGGACTTGTAACATATACACTAAACCGAAAAGGATATGAAGTAGCATACGTAGACCATGTGGGGGCTGATTTAATAGCTGAAAAGAATAGAAGAAGGTATGCGATTTCAGTTAAATTCAGATTATTCCGTGAAGATTCAAATGAAAGCCGAATGGTCAGTATTTCCTACAATGATATTGAAAAGTTGGAGACATTTTCCCGTCAATTTGATATGATACCTCTATTTGCCCAAGTTGTTTCAATTGCTGATGAAAGAACAATTCATCTTTTC
Protein-coding sequences here:
- a CDS encoding phospholipase D-like domain-containing protein, whose protein sequence is MAIEGGLNLLDEIRKVKDSELIVFLTFTFDPLFFDNSIYKILKKKNPDATIIVFVDYKIYSDILEECTDITGKDYILLPIKSGAFFHPKIFLFYSEKKPVAYVGSHNLTLSGIAYNLETTVKIEEKPLCQMILSQIQDLLEEVIKDEDNFLLQKIRSFTEGAEIEEAGDIKILNNLKKSLLDQMINEINDMKFEQFTVIAPYFSKTKELIEKITNQIDINKVSITIDRDHHNLNPAELSDMKNISFNEIKFREKRRLHSKIMVFQGEKNCLMIGSPNFTKSALSSEYSNGNFESCVLIKNVRDVDKLFSDCILSELSPKDIKPTISSFLGGERTIGTESTITFAYLDRITNQIHINSDAKKECTVFGKTFDGNEKELRINSRSYGVIKISAEEESLPKEIWFVDKGKRISNKCRVFYALSKLDTLPQYRNKPDKINKLIWKMDNLPDILSILYSLFGQEEKKSIREGEKGIREYVPSPARLPSTHHGEDIFSLLEKFIRTGSRRKVIEVGIPKDIETKEDLDEEESEGGEETYQIDYEKKVDQILKKINDGFSEVILPEDSSVSRYVQYILICLKLTYFFEVNFTINKDRHLIQILQSFNELMNNYELENFTQEEVTQLLSFEMFVLSEISDSTLRGYSYQDIPYSQFGETILSLSFDILEDPDKISIFNDFLKEFGLKNIRMNDLQQKYFPSLIAHTCAKLSKDGRENYLKNLIERLKEEDKDKKTLAIFLLLSEIAKISERSSKKVILDEVSKIEEDKQSRFKKGCITDLKDICNR